One window of Salegentibacter sp. Hel_I_6 genomic DNA carries:
- a CDS encoding alpha/beta hydrolase: MKKLFICILLFLSFSISAQERFIDDSFQLKETETRTYATKNGEALQLDIYQPKKDSMQQRPVIIFMHGGGFAGGTRANPAEVKFAENAAKKGYVAVQISYRLTRKGQSFGCDYEASGKIETFKLAAEDFMDAVSFMVKIKDEYGIDTSKIIVGGSSAGAEAVLNAVYNERLMFENFSKYEDFNFAGVFSLAGAIVDARYITEENAVPGVFFHGTEDNLVPYATAPHHWCDPGQPGYIMLDGSRTITQKLANLNTAYMLYSFEGGKHEHSGMPFNYLPEVFKFFNEVFLNGENQQIEVWK, from the coding sequence ATGAAAAAACTCTTTATTTGCATCCTTCTTTTCCTAAGCTTTTCAATTTCAGCACAAGAGAGATTTATTGACGATTCTTTTCAGTTAAAAGAAACTGAAACCCGAACCTATGCCACAAAAAACGGTGAAGCCCTTCAACTGGATATTTATCAGCCGAAAAAGGATAGCATGCAGCAAAGACCTGTAATTATTTTTATGCACGGTGGTGGATTTGCAGGCGGTACCCGCGCCAATCCCGCCGAAGTTAAATTTGCAGAAAACGCCGCCAAAAAAGGTTATGTAGCCGTACAGATATCTTACCGCTTAACACGAAAAGGACAATCTTTTGGCTGCGATTATGAAGCCTCCGGAAAAATAGAAACCTTTAAACTGGCTGCTGAAGATTTTATGGATGCCGTTAGTTTTATGGTGAAAATTAAGGATGAATACGGCATAGATACTTCCAAAATAATTGTGGGAGGAAGCAGCGCCGGGGCCGAAGCTGTACTTAATGCAGTGTATAACGAGCGACTTATGTTTGAAAACTTTTCTAAATATGAAGATTTCAATTTTGCCGGGGTTTTCTCTCTTGCCGGCGCCATCGTAGATGCGCGATATATTACTGAAGAAAACGCCGTTCCCGGGGTATTTTTCCACGGAACCGAAGATAATCTGGTGCCTTATGCAACCGCACCTCATCACTGGTGTGATCCAGGCCAGCCGGGATATATTATGCTAGACGGGTCCAGAACAATTACCCAAAAGCTGGCAAATTTGAATACCGCTTATATGCTCTATAGTTTCGAAGGCGGAAAACACGAACATTCAGGGATGCCTTTTAACTATTTACCGGAGGTTTTTAAGTTTTTCAACGAGGTATTTCTGAATGGAGAAAATCAACAAATTGAAGTCTGGAAATAA
- a CDS encoding single-stranded DNA-binding protein → MDITGRLTRNAEVKTLNDIRQVVNFSIAVNDSYQNKQGERVEQTVFFDCSYWRTPNVARILTKGALVELTGRVSVRAWTGMDGKPRAGLNFHTSQIKLHGLYRGGWEGSRVTETLHATEQTENNRVAVQETEEDLPF, encoded by the coding sequence ATGGATATCACAGGAAGACTGACAAGGAATGCGGAAGTAAAGACCCTTAACGACATCAGACAGGTAGTCAACTTCTCCATAGCGGTGAACGACAGCTACCAAAACAAACAGGGAGAGCGTGTGGAACAAACCGTCTTTTTCGACTGCTCTTATTGGAGAACCCCGAACGTAGCCAGGATACTCACCAAAGGCGCTTTGGTGGAACTCACGGGTAGGGTAAGTGTAAGGGCGTGGACAGGTATGGACGGCAAACCGCGTGCAGGGCTGAATTTTCATACCTCACAAATCAAACTGCATGGATTGTACCGTGGAGGGTGGGAAGGTAGCAGGGTAACAGAAACCCTGCATGCTACTGAACAAACCGAAAACAATAGGGTTGCAGTACAAGAAACCGAGGAAGACCTCCCATTTTAA
- the bglX gene encoding beta-glucosidase BglX, whose product MSLIIFMGISFLNAQERVPEVEELLKKMTLEEKIGQLNLLTPGGGVATGSVVSEDVETKIKEGNVGGVFGVSSPEKVRQAQKLAVENSRLGIPLLIGSDVIHGYKTTFPIPLGLSSSWDMDLIKETAQIAAKEATADGINWNFSPMVDIARDPRWGRIAEGAGEDPYLGSQVAKAMVEGYQGDDFTAPNTMIATVKHLALYGASEAGRDYNSVDMSKIKMFNEYLPPYKAAVDAGVASAMTSFNDIHGVPASGNKWLITDLFRERWGFEGFVVSDYTSVNEMIAHGMGDLQDVSALAINAGLDMDMVGEGFTTLKKSVEEGKVSEEQITKAARRILEAKHKLGLLDDPYLYSDESRPEKDILSEENRAVARKAAKRSFVLLKKHENTLPLAKDAKIALVGPLANNKNNMLGTWAPTGNPQLSVPVMEGIKNVAPNAEISYAKGANISNDTTFAKNVNVFGPRIEISEETPEAMIEEALQVSKDADVIVAVVGEATEMSGEAASRTNLNIPDSQKKLIRELVKTGKPVVLILMSGRPLVISEEMEMPVSILQVWHPGVEAGNAIADVLFGDYNPSGKLTATWPRNVGQIPIYYRMKTTGRPAASPSEFQKFKSNYLDVENTPQLPFGYGLSYTNFEYGETKASSDKLSENGSITITTTVTNTGDFDGEEVVQLYTHDKVRSITPPMKELKAFKKISLKKGETKEVSFELTAEDLKFYNADLEFVVEPGEFEFFVAGSSDHEFTNEFTVEE is encoded by the coding sequence ATGAGCCTCATAATTTTTATGGGAATTTCATTCCTAAATGCCCAGGAAAGAGTTCCGGAGGTAGAGGAATTATTAAAGAAAATGACGCTGGAAGAAAAAATTGGCCAGCTTAACCTGCTTACTCCCGGTGGTGGCGTTGCTACAGGATCTGTAGTAAGTGAAGACGTAGAAACCAAAATAAAAGAAGGAAATGTTGGTGGTGTTTTTGGTGTTTCCAGCCCCGAAAAAGTAAGACAGGCACAAAAGCTTGCAGTAGAGAATTCCCGACTTGGAATTCCGTTGCTAATTGGGTCTGATGTTATTCACGGATATAAAACCACTTTTCCTATTCCATTGGGACTTTCTTCCAGCTGGGATATGGATTTGATCAAAGAAACCGCTCAAATTGCGGCTAAAGAAGCTACGGCCGATGGGATTAACTGGAATTTCTCGCCAATGGTAGACATAGCTCGCGATCCGCGTTGGGGTCGTATTGCTGAAGGTGCCGGGGAAGATCCTTATTTGGGTTCCCAGGTTGCAAAAGCAATGGTAGAAGGTTACCAGGGAGATGATTTTACTGCGCCTAATACAATGATCGCTACCGTAAAACATTTAGCGCTATATGGAGCTTCTGAGGCCGGCCGGGATTACAATTCGGTAGATATGAGTAAAATAAAAATGTTCAATGAATATTTACCGCCATACAAAGCTGCGGTAGATGCAGGTGTTGCCAGCGCAATGACTTCCTTTAATGATATTCACGGCGTTCCTGCTTCAGGAAATAAATGGTTAATTACCGATTTATTTCGCGAGCGCTGGGGTTTTGAAGGTTTTGTAGTTTCAGATTATACTTCGGTAAACGAAATGATTGCCCACGGAATGGGAGACCTGCAGGATGTTTCGGCTTTGGCTATAAACGCCGGACTTGATATGGATATGGTTGGAGAAGGGTTTACTACCCTGAAGAAATCTGTGGAAGAAGGCAAAGTTTCCGAAGAACAGATCACCAAAGCGGCTCGCAGAATTCTTGAAGCCAAACATAAATTGGGTCTTTTAGACGATCCCTATTTATATTCAGATGAAAGTAGGCCAGAAAAAGATATTCTTTCCGAAGAAAATAGGGCGGTAGCCAGGAAAGCAGCAAAACGTTCTTTTGTGCTTTTGAAAAAGCATGAAAACACACTTCCATTGGCCAAAGATGCAAAAATTGCATTGGTTGGACCATTGGCAAATAATAAGAATAATATGCTTGGAACCTGGGCACCAACCGGGAATCCTCAGCTTTCAGTTCCGGTGATGGAAGGAATAAAAAATGTAGCTCCAAATGCTGAAATTTCTTATGCAAAAGGAGCCAATATTAGTAACGATACTACATTTGCTAAAAATGTAAATGTTTTTGGGCCGCGTATCGAGATTTCGGAAGAAACTCCTGAAGCAATGATAGAAGAAGCTTTACAGGTTTCTAAAGATGCCGATGTAATTGTGGCCGTAGTTGGAGAAGCTACCGAAATGAGCGGGGAAGCTGCCAGCCGTACCAATTTAAATATTCCTGATAGTCAGAAAAAATTGATCAGGGAACTCGTAAAAACCGGAAAGCCCGTAGTGTTAATATTAATGAGTGGCCGTCCGTTGGTGATTTCCGAAGAAATGGAAATGCCGGTAAGTATCCTTCAGGTTTGGCATCCAGGTGTAGAAGCCGGAAATGCCATAGCCGATGTGCTTTTTGGAGATTATAATCCTTCAGGAAAGTTAACTGCTACCTGGCCAAGAAATGTTGGGCAAATTCCAATTTACTACCGAATGAAAACCACAGGTAGACCAGCCGCATCACCTTCTGAATTTCAGAAATTCAAGTCTAATTATTTAGATGTGGAAAACACCCCGCAATTGCCATTCGGCTACGGACTTTCGTACACCAATTTTGAATATGGGGAGACAAAAGCAAGTAGTGATAAATTAAGCGAAAACGGTAGTATTACCATTACCACTACGGTTACCAATACCGGTGATTTTGATGGGGAAGAAGTGGTGCAGTTATATACGCACGATAAAGTACGAAGTATTACGCCGCCAATGAAGGAGTTGAAAGCCTTTAAAAAGATAAGTTTAAAGAAAGGTGAAACAAAAGAAGTGAGTTTTGAGCTTACCGCTGAAGACCTGAAATTTTATAATGCAGATCTGGAATTTGTAGTAGAACCCGGCGAATTCGAGTTTTTCGTTGCCGGAAGTTCAGACCACGAATTTACCAATGAATTTACGGTAGAGGAGTAG
- a CDS encoding recombinase family protein yields MTLKSERKIANIADLYIRVSTDEQADKGYSQRNQEEVLLKYCNGRSIKVRNIIYEDYSAKSFERPQWQKLLLKLKKRGNNVNLILFTKWDRFSRNAGDAYQMIGILRRLSVEPQAIEQPLDLSIPENKMMLAFYLAAPEVENDRRALNTFHGMRRAKKEGRYMGGAPVGYVNKITENGKKYIAPEEPNAALLKWAFTELSRGDFNTEQVWKRAKEKGLTCSKNAFWQAIRNPLYCGKIFIPRYKDEDSYLVEGQHEPIISEHLYNKVQEVLDNRGRKYRSKIKTLEDFPVRGFLTCPECDRVLTGSKSKGRSRYYYYYHCISPCKYRVNSGKINEGIEKDIMAFIPEIDNSVCYEKIIMKDYLKRQDNKTSNEKNHILQQIKDYEERLSHTRDLLATQQIDVSDYREIKLRYSVKIQDLESKLTNINHSTNNIKSLINKGLQKTIMIGNSLKGGSIMDIRKDIGSIYPEKVSFQENQVRTARRNEFMQYIFLINNELQQIKNGTKVDISTLSRQVTPAGFKPATLRAEI; encoded by the coding sequence ATGACCCTAAAAAGTGAAAGAAAAATAGCGAATATAGCAGATTTATACATCCGTGTAAGTACAGATGAACAGGCTGATAAAGGATACTCTCAACGCAATCAGGAAGAAGTATTGCTCAAATATTGTAATGGTCGGTCAATCAAGGTTCGCAACATCATCTATGAGGATTATTCCGCTAAATCCTTTGAGAGACCACAATGGCAGAAACTTTTGTTAAAGCTGAAGAAACGGGGAAATAATGTTAACCTAATATTATTCACCAAATGGGATCGTTTTAGCCGAAATGCTGGGGATGCCTACCAAATGATCGGCATCCTAAGACGATTGAGTGTGGAACCACAAGCCATTGAACAACCTTTGGACCTTTCCATCCCTGAGAACAAAATGATGCTCGCCTTTTACCTGGCTGCCCCGGAAGTAGAAAACGACCGTCGAGCGCTGAATACCTTTCACGGCATGCGGCGGGCAAAAAAAGAAGGAAGGTATATGGGAGGTGCCCCCGTAGGCTATGTGAACAAAATAACGGAAAATGGGAAAAAGTATATTGCCCCGGAAGAGCCTAATGCCGCTTTGCTGAAATGGGCCTTTACTGAACTTTCCAGGGGGGACTTTAATACGGAACAGGTATGGAAAAGGGCAAAGGAAAAGGGGTTAACGTGCAGTAAAAATGCATTTTGGCAGGCCATCAGGAACCCCCTGTATTGCGGAAAGATTTTTATTCCTAGGTATAAAGATGAAGACAGCTACCTTGTAGAAGGACAGCACGAACCAATAATCTCGGAACATCTTTACAATAAAGTACAGGAAGTATTGGATAACAGGGGAAGAAAATACCGCTCAAAAATAAAAACCCTTGAAGACTTTCCGGTAAGGGGATTTTTAACCTGTCCTGAATGTGACAGGGTATTGACCGGAAGCAAATCAAAAGGGAGGAGCCGTTATTATTATTACTACCATTGTATTTCACCTTGCAAGTACCGTGTAAATTCAGGTAAGATAAATGAAGGCATTGAAAAAGACATTATGGCGTTCATCCCCGAAATCGATAATTCAGTATGTTATGAAAAAATAATAATGAAGGACTATCTGAAGAGGCAGGACAATAAAACTTCAAATGAAAAAAACCATATCCTTCAGCAGATCAAAGATTACGAAGAAAGACTTTCACACACCAGGGATCTTTTGGCAACCCAACAGATTGATGTTTCCGATTATCGTGAAATAAAATTGAGATACAGTGTAAAAATACAAGACCTAGAATCGAAGCTTACCAATATCAACCATAGCACAAACAATATTAAATCACTAATAAACAAAGGATTACAAAAAACTATAATGATCGGAAATTCCTTAAAAGGCGGCAGTATAATGGATATCAGAAAAGATATTGGTTCGATTTATCCTGAAAAAGTGAGTTTTCAGGAAAACCAAGTTCGAACCGCACGGCGTAACGAATTTATGCAGTATATCTTCTTGATCAACAATGAATTACAACAAATAAAAAACGGGACAAAAGTAGATATTTCTACCTTGTCCCGTCAAGTGACCCCGGCAGGATTCAAACCTGCAACCCTCAGAGCCGAAATCTGA
- a CDS encoding GatB/YqeY domain-containing protein produces the protein MSLQDKVMAEMKAAMKAKDSEKLEALRSVKGAILLANTESSAKDGLTEDEELKLLQKLVKQRKDSAVIYREQNRPDLAEPEEKQAAVIESFLPEQLSEAEIEAKVDEVIAKTGSTGMQDMGKVMGMASAELAGRADGKTISTIVKKKLSK, from the coding sequence ATGAGTTTACAGGATAAAGTAATGGCAGAGATGAAGGCTGCTATGAAGGCTAAAGACAGCGAAAAGCTAGAAGCTTTACGATCGGTAAAAGGAGCTATTTTATTGGCAAATACCGAAAGTTCTGCAAAAGATGGTTTAACCGAGGATGAGGAGTTAAAGCTTCTGCAAAAATTGGTAAAGCAGCGTAAAGACAGCGCCGTGATATACCGGGAGCAAAATAGACCAGACCTGGCAGAGCCTGAAGAAAAGCAAGCCGCTGTGATCGAGTCTTTTTTACCGGAACAATTAAGCGAAGCTGAGATTGAAGCTAAAGTAGACGAAGTTATCGCTAAAACCGGATCCACCGGAATGCAGGATATGGGGAAAGTGATGGGAATGGCGAGTGCTGAATTAGCCGGTAGAGCCGATGGTAAAACCATTTCTACCATTGTTAAGAAGAAATTGAGTAAGTAA
- a CDS encoding glycoside hydrolase family 2, which yields MKSAYFLFIINLLCSLNLAAQRNIQTINSAWEFSSEKNEKTEIVNIPHTWNAEDAFLDGKEYFRGKGTYKKSLFVPQEGQQKRAFLKFEGSNQITTVYVNEKKVGEHRGGYTGFVFDISEALNYGEANQLRIVVDNAHNTDIPPLDADFNFYGGIYRDLQLILTNQIHFELENEATGNMLIKTPKVSKEKASISFETKIANHSKVSKNLKVSVDIFNPEKQKIETLTKQVQLSPAETKSVNFSKEITDPELWSPDSPKLYEAIAKISEENSEEILDEIDSKFGLRWFEVSTEKGFILNGKPIKLIGANRHQDFEDLGNALPNKIHRSDYKIIKEMGANVIRTAHYPQDPEVYRICDELGLLVWTEVPVINDVTDTDAYHKVSLKMQREQILQFYNHPSIVMWGLMNEIFIRLVFNNQMTEEEKKAKIKTTVALAEKLEKETKSLDPDRLSVMALHENELYNVTGIADIPDVIGWNLYFGWYSPGLESFGEFLDEQHKRYPNRPLFISEYGPGADSRIQTNDPKPWDYSEAYQLKLHRSYINQVLERDYVFGMTAWNFADFGSSFRQDSRPYINQKGLVNMDRSKKDIYHYYQARLLEEPFIYIAGKNYEKRYPKNENESIEITVFSNAKEVKLKVDNAEFTSEVEDGIALFKLSLPEGKHQLVATDEKLFHSREIIVKFRKNLVAEIDQNAILVNVGTHVNFTDETTGETWISDQEYKEGSFGYVGGEVYQKSSSKFQGTASDIQGTENDPLFQTMQEGIEAYKFDVEKGKYRVTLLFAEPEYNASEENIYNLSEAEKKNITDLRSFDIKINRKTLSRDLNLARDYGRLQAVEISYEIKTDAGIEIKFDDNSGNALLSGIKLEKL from the coding sequence ATGAAATCTGCTTACTTTCTTTTTATTATAAATCTGCTATGCAGCCTTAACCTTGCTGCGCAACGAAATATCCAAACCATAAATTCTGCTTGGGAGTTTTCTTCGGAAAAAAATGAAAAAACCGAAATTGTAAATATTCCGCATACCTGGAATGCCGAAGATGCTTTTCTGGATGGAAAAGAATATTTTCGCGGAAAGGGAACTTATAAAAAGTCGCTTTTTGTTCCGCAGGAAGGGCAACAAAAACGTGCTTTTTTAAAATTTGAAGGCAGCAATCAAATCACCACTGTCTATGTTAATGAGAAAAAAGTAGGCGAACATCGCGGCGGATATACGGGTTTTGTTTTCGATATTTCTGAAGCGCTAAATTATGGAGAAGCAAACCAGCTAAGAATTGTAGTGGACAATGCTCATAATACAGATATTCCCCCACTGGATGCCGATTTTAATTTTTACGGCGGAATTTATCGCGATTTACAACTCATTCTCACCAACCAAATCCACTTTGAACTCGAAAATGAAGCCACCGGGAATATGCTGATTAAAACCCCTAAAGTTTCGAAAGAAAAAGCGAGTATAAGTTTTGAAACCAAAATTGCAAATCATTCAAAAGTTTCTAAAAACCTAAAAGTAAGTGTGGATATTTTTAATCCTGAAAAACAGAAAATCGAAACTTTAACCAAGCAGGTTCAGCTTTCGCCGGCTGAAACCAAATCGGTTAATTTCAGCAAAGAAATTACTGATCCTGAGTTATGGTCGCCAGATTCTCCAAAATTATATGAAGCAATAGCAAAGATTTCTGAAGAGAATTCCGAGGAAATTTTAGATGAAATAGACTCCAAATTCGGACTGCGATGGTTTGAAGTGAGCACCGAGAAAGGTTTCATTCTAAACGGGAAACCTATAAAACTTATTGGCGCAAACCGCCATCAGGATTTTGAAGATTTAGGCAATGCTTTACCGAATAAAATTCATAGATCAGATTATAAAATCATTAAAGAAATGGGCGCTAATGTGATTCGTACCGCTCATTATCCGCAGGATCCCGAAGTTTATAGAATTTGTGATGAACTTGGTTTATTGGTATGGACAGAAGTACCTGTAATCAACGATGTCACCGATACGGATGCTTACCACAAGGTTTCGCTTAAAATGCAACGCGAGCAGATCCTGCAGTTTTATAATCATCCTTCTATAGTAATGTGGGGATTAATGAATGAGATCTTCATTAGATTGGTTTTTAATAACCAGATGACCGAAGAAGAAAAGAAAGCCAAAATAAAAACTACGGTAGCACTGGCTGAAAAACTCGAGAAAGAAACCAAAAGCCTTGATCCCGATCGTTTAAGTGTGATGGCTTTGCACGAAAACGAATTATACAACGTAACGGGCATTGCCGATATCCCCGATGTAATAGGTTGGAATTTATATTTTGGCTGGTATTCTCCCGGCCTGGAAAGTTTTGGGGAATTTTTAGATGAGCAACATAAACGTTATCCAAACCGACCCTTATTTATCTCGGAATACGGTCCCGGCGCCGATTCCAGGATCCAGACCAACGATCCAAAACCATGGGATTATTCTGAAGCTTATCAGCTAAAATTACACAGAAGTTATATAAACCAGGTGCTGGAACGCGATTATGTATTTGGCATGACCGCCTGGAATTTCGCCGATTTCGGTTCGTCTTTCCGTCAGGATTCACGGCCTTATATCAACCAGAAAGGTTTGGTGAATATGGACCGGAGCAAGAAGGATATATACCATTATTACCAGGCCAGGCTTTTGGAAGAACCATTTATTTATATCGCCGGGAAAAATTATGAAAAGCGATATCCAAAGAATGAAAACGAAAGCATAGAAATCACCGTATTTTCTAATGCCAAAGAAGTGAAATTGAAAGTAGATAATGCCGAATTCACTTCAGAAGTTGAAGATGGTATTGCCCTTTTTAAACTTTCGCTTCCGGAAGGAAAACATCAACTAGTCGCTACAGATGAGAAGCTTTTTCATTCTCGTGAGATAATTGTAAAATTCAGAAAAAATCTTGTTGCTGAAATTGATCAAAATGCGATACTGGTTAACGTAGGTACCCACGTTAATTTTACCGATGAAACAACCGGCGAAACCTGGATTAGCGATCAGGAATATAAAGAAGGAAGTTTTGGATATGTTGGTGGCGAGGTTTATCAGAAAAGCAGCAGTAAATTTCAGGGAACTGCCTCAGATATTCAAGGCACAGAAAACGATCCGTTATTTCAAACTATGCAGGAAGGCATTGAGGCTTATAAATTCGATGTAGAAAAAGGAAAGTACCGTGTGACGCTTCTTTTCGCTGAACCTGAATACAATGCTTCCGAAGAAAATATTTACAACCTGAGTGAAGCAGAGAAAAAGAATATAACAGATTTAAGAAGTTTTGATATAAAAATTAATAGAAAAACACTTTCCAGAGACCTCAACCTGGCCCGAGATTATGGAAGGCTTCAGGCTGTTGAAATTTCTTATGAAATAAAAACCGATGCGGGGATCGAGATTAAATTTGACGATAATTCTGGCAATGCATTGTTATCGGGAATTAAATTGGAGAAGTTGTAG
- a CDS encoding recombinase family protein, giving the protein MEGRKIADLYIRVSTDEQADKGYSQRNQEEVLRKYCLHHSIAIRNVTYEDHSAKSFDRPQWKKLIAALKRHKGETELILFTKWDRFSRNAGDAYQMIGILRRLGVEPQAIEQPLDLSIPENKMMLAFYLAAPEVENDRRALNTFHGMRRARKEGRYMGLAPIGYVNKITEDGRKYIAREEPGATILKWAFTQLSRGDFNTEQVWKMARKKGLDCSKNAFWQAIRNPLYCGKIFIPRFQDEQSYFVRGQHEAVIAEELFQKVQNVLDGRGREYRTKLQSHPKFPLRGFLLCPRCGRKLTASTSKGRNKYYSYYHCSKGCPHRIKTEKLMLALQMELKKYVPRKEILGTFEKILIETYYDLTGNLQMLKRQKSTLLKDYKQRIEHIMDLLAREKIDALDYQRFKSKYEGLINQLDEELKTLKGRVPDIDGLLSRNIQYLLQLDKIIKEEDHENIRSIVHLMYPHKLMFHGHNLKAEKSNEILKYVYHYKHTGFWED; this is encoded by the coding sequence ATGGAAGGGAGAAAAATAGCTGACCTTTATATCCGGGTGAGTACAGATGAACAGGCCGATAAGGGATACTCACAACGAAACCAGGAAGAGGTGCTGCGTAAATACTGCCTTCATCATTCCATTGCAATCCGGAACGTGACCTATGAAGATCATTCCGCCAAATCCTTTGACAGGCCACAATGGAAGAAATTGATTGCCGCCCTTAAAAGGCACAAAGGTGAAACTGAGCTTATCCTCTTTACCAAATGGGACCGATTTAGCCGAAATGCAGGGGATGCCTACCAAATGATCGGCATCCTGAGACGATTAGGTGTGGAACCACAGGCCATTGAACAACCTTTGGACCTTTCCATCCCGGAAAACAAAATGATGCTCGCTTTTTACCTGGCCGCACCGGAAGTGGAAAACGACCGCCGGGCGCTCAATACATTTCACGGCATGCGGCGTGCAAGAAAGGAAGGGCGGTATATGGGATTGGCCCCCATAGGATATGTAAACAAAATAACGGAAGACGGAAGAAAGTATATTGCCCGGGAAGAACCAGGTGCTACTATACTAAAATGGGCCTTTACCCAACTTTCCAGGGGGGACTTCAATACGGAACAGGTTTGGAAAATGGCAAGGAAAAAAGGTCTGGATTGCAGTAAAAATGCTTTTTGGCAGGCTATCAGGAATCCACTGTACTGCGGAAAGATTTTTATTCCACGATTTCAAGACGAACAAAGCTATTTTGTTAGGGGGCAACACGAAGCAGTTATTGCCGAGGAATTGTTCCAAAAAGTTCAAAACGTCCTGGATGGGCGTGGAAGGGAATACCGTACCAAATTGCAGTCCCATCCTAAATTCCCGCTCAGGGGCTTCCTGCTCTGTCCCAGATGTGGGCGAAAATTAACGGCAAGTACATCAAAGGGCAGGAACAAATATTACAGCTATTACCATTGCAGCAAAGGATGCCCACATCGTATTAAAACTGAGAAGCTAATGCTTGCCTTGCAGATGGAATTAAAGAAGTACGTTCCCCGTAAGGAAATACTGGGGACCTTTGAAAAAATACTCATAGAAACATACTACGACCTTACAGGAAATCTCCAAATGTTGAAAAGACAAAAATCGACCCTGCTTAAAGACTACAAGCAAAGGATAGAACATATCATGGACTTATTGGCCAGGGAAAAAATCGATGCCTTGGATTACCAGAGATTCAAATCGAAGTATGAGGGTTTAATCAATCAATTGGATGAGGAATTAAAAACCCTCAAAGGTAGGGTTCCCGATATTGATGGCTTATTGTCCCGGAATATTCAGTACCTCTTACAGTTGGACAAGATAATCAAGGAAGAAGACCATGAAAATATCAGGTCAATAGTACATTTAATGTATCCACACAAATTGATGTTCCACGGTCATAATTTAAAAGCAGAAAAGAGCAATGAGATCCTAAAATATGTCTACCACTATAAACACACCGGCTTTTGGGAGGACTAA